In Spinacia oleracea cultivar Varoflay chromosome 5, BTI_SOV_V1, whole genome shotgun sequence, a single window of DNA contains:
- the LOC110804344 gene encoding histone acetyltransferase TAP1, which produces MHASVGLSLSSRAPAICSSSAHFNQTQLLFAHLNLNYYYTGTKKARFCRIKASFWESIRSGILKNNTTQVVEPSVPIEEEEEPLPEEFVLTENTQPDGVIEQIIFSSGGDIDLYDLQALCDKVGWPRRPLSKLGAALKNSYMVATLHSVRKSPNADGDDYKTLIGMARATSDHAFNATIWDVLVDPSYQGQGLGKALVEKMIRALLQRDIGNISLFADSKVVDFYRNLGFEPDPEGIKGMFWHPNC; this is translated from the exons ATGCACGCTTCCGTTGGCCTTTCTCTTTCTTCTAG GGCTCCTGCTATCTGTTCTTCTTCTGCTCACTTTAATCAAACTCAGCTGCTCTTCGCTCATCTCAATCTCAACTATTACTACACAG GAACCAAAAAGGCTAGATTTTGTCGCATCAAAGCTAGCTTTTGGGAATCCATCAGATCTGG AATCTTGAAGAACAATACAACTCAAGTCGTTGAACCATCTGTTCCCATTGAAGAAGAGGAAGAGCCTTTGCCTGAAGAATTTGTTCTTACTGAAAATACTCAACCAGATGGCGTTATTGAACAAATAATATTTTCTTCAGGTGGAGATATTGATTTGTACGACCTACAGGCATTATGTGATAAG GTAGGTTGGCCCCGGAGGCCACTCTCAAAACTTGGAGCAGCTTTGAAAAATAGCTACATGGTTGCCACATTGCATTCTGTACGGAAATCACCCAATGCAG ATGGTGATGACTACAAGACGCTTATTGGAATGGCTCGTGCTACATCTGATCATGCCTTTAATGCTACAATATGGGATGTTCTTGTTGATCCATCTTATCAG GGTCAAGGACTTGGAAAGGCTCTTGTGGAGAAGATGATAAGGGCTCTTTTACAGAGGGATATTGGCAACATTTCTCTCTTTGCAGACAGTAAAG TTGTTGATTTCTATCGAAATTTAGGATTTGAACCAGATCCAGAAGGGATTAAGGGAATGTTCTGGCACCCCAACTGTTAG